A genomic stretch from Edaphobacter lichenicola includes:
- a CDS encoding VirB4 family type IV secretion system protein yields the protein MTRVNANQWFTDAKAANSIVPIARFVSPTVFATKSSGYGCLFSVTGVDEEGLTDQELDARIRAIEGGLRGLPEGACLYQYMRVTSGFAIPRKAKYDDPITQSFVEDRLAFLDKTANFRRIDLHWCLTFEPELVNPFAAKPKDKANENARLLADLQKAASILETHLNAHIGIQLLEKEQTFQFFCELFNLEEWAGETRLIADTGVDQQIVSSAVSWESDHLRIGKRYVQMFTMTSTPVASQPCLFSGITNLNCDSVLCTTWRPKSAASVRKEIGAQEKWLDFFKVGIFQRVMAGRNFAALDKGAGAKAASEGVDDLSLVVTELGKKAQGEYTARLLLSSRTADELRDNAPMVHRIFVDAQASIIEETLGNLSAFYAMFPGNNQFSVFPLWLGEDHHARLSPVFAPHIGYPLSDDLDNEYLNVFETRQGTPFFQDVYVNGVRVMLIIGPPGTGKSVHTNQMLGLERKYNGFTYIFDIGNSYESMVELYGGRVDRIGLDGPRVNPFALEPTEKNIKFLYNFVKLLVTNGGADLSPEDEDVIFKEVQSMYLLDPKNRRLSNLLLPKHLNRYLAKWVGTGVYNAIFDNVEDSLSLSRIQCWDFAGVAKDYSDLIEPLMVWLLRRIDDVVYDPRNLGVPKHVVIEEIFSNMKNKQLLEGALASIKQVRKNLGGVTMIGQSANDLGENADSIVNSCTSILLLPDATFNRKFYGELFKMTDQQLNLFESLGAREALYLRRDGLTKVVTLNLDPRSYAIFSTRPKDRARRGRLIAKWGLQEGITKFVSGEDA from the coding sequence ATGACCCGCGTAAACGCTAATCAATGGTTCACCGACGCGAAGGCCGCGAATAGTATCGTGCCCATCGCACGGTTTGTCAGTCCGACCGTCTTTGCCACTAAAAGCAGTGGTTATGGGTGCCTATTTTCGGTCACCGGGGTGGACGAGGAAGGTCTCACAGACCAGGAGCTTGATGCAAGGATACGAGCGATCGAAGGTGGGCTTCGTGGGCTACCGGAAGGTGCATGTCTCTATCAGTACATGCGAGTCACATCCGGCTTCGCCATTCCGCGCAAGGCCAAATATGACGATCCCATCACGCAGTCTTTCGTGGAAGATCGCCTCGCATTTCTCGACAAGACGGCCAATTTTCGGCGCATCGATCTCCATTGGTGTCTCACATTTGAGCCGGAACTGGTCAACCCGTTCGCAGCGAAGCCGAAGGATAAGGCCAACGAGAACGCGAGGCTTTTAGCTGATTTGCAGAAAGCGGCGTCGATTCTCGAAACACATCTGAATGCCCACATCGGTATCCAGCTTCTGGAGAAAGAGCAGACTTTCCAATTCTTCTGCGAACTCTTCAACCTTGAGGAATGGGCGGGAGAGACCAGGCTTATCGCCGATACCGGCGTGGATCAGCAGATTGTCAGCAGCGCTGTTTCTTGGGAATCTGACCATCTTCGTATAGGCAAGCGATACGTTCAGATGTTCACGATGACGAGCACGCCCGTCGCCTCCCAGCCGTGCTTATTCAGCGGCATCACGAACCTCAACTGTGACAGTGTGCTATGCACAACATGGCGGCCCAAGTCTGCAGCTTCGGTACGTAAGGAGATTGGAGCTCAGGAGAAGTGGCTCGACTTCTTCAAAGTCGGAATCTTCCAACGGGTGATGGCAGGTAGAAACTTCGCCGCGCTCGACAAAGGCGCAGGAGCAAAGGCTGCTTCGGAAGGCGTCGATGATCTCAGTCTGGTCGTCACGGAACTTGGCAAAAAAGCGCAGGGAGAATACACCGCTCGACTCCTCCTCTCCTCACGGACTGCCGACGAGCTCAGAGACAACGCGCCGATGGTGCATCGGATTTTCGTTGATGCCCAGGCCAGCATCATCGAGGAGACGCTCGGAAATCTATCGGCGTTTTATGCGATGTTTCCCGGCAACAACCAATTCAGCGTGTTCCCCCTGTGGCTGGGCGAGGACCATCATGCGCGTCTTTCGCCTGTGTTCGCTCCGCATATCGGGTATCCCTTGTCGGATGACCTCGACAATGAATACCTCAACGTCTTCGAGACGAGGCAGGGAACACCCTTCTTTCAGGATGTCTATGTCAATGGTGTGCGGGTCATGCTCATCATCGGACCTCCAGGCACAGGCAAGTCCGTACACACCAACCAAATGCTCGGCTTGGAGCGGAAATACAACGGCTTCACATATATCTTCGATATCGGCAACAGCTACGAGAGCATGGTCGAGCTGTACGGCGGGAGGGTAGACCGCATCGGCCTGGATGGGCCGCGAGTGAATCCCTTTGCGCTCGAACCGACAGAAAAGAACATCAAGTTTCTTTACAACTTCGTCAAGCTGCTGGTCACGAACGGCGGCGCAGACCTCAGTCCTGAAGACGAGGACGTGATCTTCAAAGAGGTGCAGAGTATGTACCTCTTAGACCCGAAGAACCGCAGGCTTTCCAACCTGCTCCTGCCGAAGCACCTCAACCGCTATCTCGCTAAGTGGGTAGGTACAGGCGTCTACAACGCGATCTTCGACAACGTTGAGGACTCGCTCAGCCTTTCCCGGATACAGTGCTGGGATTTCGCAGGAGTGGCAAAGGACTATTCGGACCTCATCGAGCCTCTGATGGTGTGGTTGCTACGCAGGATCGACGACGTTGTGTATGACCCTAGAAATCTTGGTGTGCCGAAGCATGTAGTGATCGAGGAGATTTTCTCGAACATGAAAAACAAGCAACTGCTCGAAGGCGCCCTTGCGAGCATCAAGCAGGTCCGTAAAAATCTTGGTGGCGTCACGATGATTGGGCAGTCGGCGAACGACCTCGGGGAGAACGCCGACAGCATCGTCAACTCCTGCACCTCCATTCTTTTGCTCCCGGATGCAACGTTCAACCGGAAATTCTACGGTGAGCTTTTCAAGATGACGGATCAGCAGTTGAACCTCTTCGAGAGTCTCGGAGCTCGCGAAGCTCTCTACCTACGCCGCGACGGGCTCACCAAGGTTGTGACTCTAAACCTCGATCCACGCAGTTACGCCATCTTCTCAACTCGGCCGAAAGACCGAGCAAGGCGCGGGCGGCTGATTGCGAAGTGGGGACTGCAAGAGGGCATTACGAAGTTCGTCTCCGGCGAAGACGCATAA
- a CDS encoding VirB3 family type IV secretion system protein has protein sequence MQTTKRGEPLPINQALNKPREKLGLSLPIWMGIVIVSILVLLLRFYLLSLAIFIVITGACWLIVRKHPKMFQLWGLSFTQKSYYDPRKR, from the coding sequence ATGCAAACGACCAAGCGAGGAGAGCCGTTACCGATCAATCAAGCACTCAATAAGCCTCGGGAAAAGTTGGGGCTTAGCTTACCTATCTGGATGGGCATCGTGATTGTGTCGATCCTGGTTCTCCTCCTTCGGTTTTATCTACTGTCGCTCGCGATCTTCATTGTGATCACCGGTGCCTGCTGGTTGATCGTTCGCAAACACCCAAAGATGTTTCAACTGTGGGGCCTGAGCTTCACGCAAAAGAGCTACTATGACCCGCGTAAACGCTAA
- a CDS encoding TrbG/VirB9 family P-type conjugative transfer protein, whose protein sequence is MKTPLLIAASALLAVNAHAAPPATVQQKAPRTVEVSTTSQPPIIRTSLNESTLLELPAEEKVATVFGGNTDDWIFNAGHVASRFISVKPKAAAAKSSTNVHIISDHGNDYTLELQEVSGDPNPSFDSTVFLIPADKEAQKKMAEAPVFVPAAEVMEKENRLEREVADAQAKASADRKAAQDAQEKYASSYPSNLHFDYSWDQSKARALGVKQIWDDGKFTYIQGKFEEPPVVYELKDKKGSLINFDFANGLYTVPKLLQNGYVAIGKAKVEFHRGEAN, encoded by the coding sequence ATGAAAACACCTCTACTCATCGCCGCAAGTGCGTTGCTTGCGGTCAACGCACACGCAGCGCCCCCGGCCACAGTGCAGCAAAAAGCCCCTCGAACGGTCGAAGTGAGCACGACCTCTCAGCCGCCAATCATCCGCACGAGCCTCAACGAATCAACCCTTTTGGAGCTTCCAGCCGAAGAAAAGGTCGCGACGGTATTCGGCGGAAACACGGATGACTGGATCTTCAACGCCGGTCATGTTGCCAGCCGCTTCATCAGCGTGAAGCCCAAAGCAGCAGCAGCAAAGAGCAGCACCAACGTCCACATCATCTCGGATCACGGCAACGATTACACCCTCGAATTGCAGGAGGTGTCCGGCGACCCCAACCCCAGCTTCGACTCAACCGTATTCCTAATCCCTGCGGATAAAGAGGCTCAAAAGAAGATGGCCGAAGCGCCGGTCTTCGTGCCGGCTGCCGAGGTGATGGAGAAGGAGAACCGCCTAGAAAGGGAGGTTGCCGATGCCCAGGCAAAAGCAAGCGCGGATCGGAAGGCAGCTCAAGACGCTCAGGAAAAATATGCAAGCTCGTATCCGAGCAATCTGCACTTTGACTATAGCTGGGACCAAAGCAAAGCACGAGCGCTTGGCGTCAAGCAAATCTGGGATGACGGGAAATTTACATACATCCAGGGCAAGTTTGAAGAGCCGCCTGTGGTTTACGAACTGAAAGACAAGAAGGGGTCGCTTATCAACTTTGACTTCGCGAATGGGCTCTATACAGTTCCGAAGCTCCTCCAGAACGGATACGTAGCGATCGGTAAGGCAAAGGTCGAGTTTCACCGTGGGGAGGCCAACTAA
- a CDS encoding TrbI/VirB10 family protein: MPIVLVLLGAVLLIGISTAYNAMTGSSRKKEAAKSALQTRPATADPQQVTGFEKQQQLMAKNDAEQAQLQQAIAALQAQDRGIPAPEADPSMPMTAAQSAAIYGSSANAPRQTSGQAEALAQAKQKAADREKRRLDALNSDTVAVDFQTHEEKPAGSTPTSSGPGVSGPSVVANQRITDVAENQEDEPKPGDKRDKNPMAAYDFDEYGGKLYRVFEGTVLEGVVTNHVDAGMSGPVLIMLTTDYYSHDHQQLLLPQGTRLIGQVQAINNQQQHKMAVVFHRAVCPDGFSLDIDKYAGLDQIGTTGLATKVDHGYLQAFAAAAAVGGLGGLAQIGNDGSALTTNSQIRNGISSQTSMEGEQILNHFLNKLPIITLKEGSRARVYIGKDILIPSYAEHRVNPTL; this comes from the coding sequence ATGCCCATTGTGCTCGTTCTCCTCGGTGCTGTACTCCTCATTGGCATCTCGACAGCGTACAACGCCATGACCGGCAGCAGCCGCAAGAAGGAGGCCGCGAAGAGCGCACTCCAGACGCGGCCTGCTACCGCCGATCCACAGCAGGTAACGGGTTTCGAGAAGCAACAGCAATTGATGGCAAAGAACGACGCTGAACAAGCCCAGTTGCAACAAGCCATCGCAGCGTTACAAGCACAGGACCGGGGAATACCGGCACCCGAAGCAGATCCATCGATGCCGATGACGGCTGCCCAGAGCGCGGCGATCTATGGAAGCAGCGCAAACGCACCAAGACAGACCTCCGGCCAGGCGGAAGCACTGGCACAAGCCAAGCAGAAGGCCGCGGACCGGGAGAAACGCCGCTTGGACGCGCTCAATAGCGATACCGTCGCGGTTGATTTCCAAACGCATGAAGAAAAGCCAGCAGGAAGTACACCAACGAGTTCAGGGCCAGGCGTTTCAGGACCAAGCGTTGTAGCTAACCAGCGGATCACGGATGTTGCAGAAAATCAGGAGGACGAGCCTAAACCAGGTGACAAGCGGGACAAGAACCCGATGGCCGCCTACGATTTCGACGAATACGGCGGCAAGCTGTATCGCGTCTTTGAGGGCACCGTCCTAGAGGGAGTGGTGACCAACCACGTTGATGCGGGGATGTCCGGGCCGGTCCTGATTATGCTCACTACGGACTATTACTCCCATGACCATCAGCAGCTCTTGCTTCCCCAGGGCACTCGGCTGATTGGTCAGGTTCAAGCCATCAACAACCAACAGCAACACAAGATGGCGGTAGTATTCCATCGCGCCGTTTGCCCAGATGGGTTCTCGCTCGATATCGACAAATACGCGGGTCTCGATCAGATCGGAACGACCGGGCTTGCAACCAAGGTTGACCACGGCTATCTCCAGGCATTTGCCGCCGCCGCCGCAGTCGGGGGTTTGGGAGGACTCGCGCAGATCGGCAACGACGGGAGCGCCCTAACAACGAATAGCCAGATACGCAACGGCATCTCCTCGCAAACCAGCATGGAGGGCGAACAGATTCTCAACCATTTCCTAAACAAGCTACCGATTATCACGCTCAAGGAAGGTTCCCGTGCGCGTGTCTACATCGGCAAAGACATACTCATTCCCTCCTACGCGGAACACCGCGTCAACCCAACGCTGTAA
- a CDS encoding S41 family peptidase: MTTSPGQEMTLTNSAKREVLERVLKALDSKFYKPELLDATWRDAIESHRKGIESAPTQDAFELAVTGLLQTLKTSHLGFFHGTAKRASSRAALSATYLADETANGSRWIFQDVHDGGSAALAGIQPGNILLRVDGKEIVPPEHPVFPMGASSTIDFVANDGQERTASVDVAQPKGKKLQFVEPTLVQSKLLSEGIGYLKVAMFPGMIGVEVANSMSSAIDALGNISRLIIDLRGNTGGGAGALRLMSLMTPNRAPVGFSPGKRWAKRDLAAEKTRFPRLGKIPASKGALWLLGLQFLPALVTKSPIVLETEGLGTKPYDGNIVLLVDRHTASAAEMVTIFAKENHLATIVGEKTAGRLLSATSVKVGHGFRLALPTGAYFTWNGTALEGSPIEPDVIADFDWQERRSGVDAQLLKALSIAG; the protein is encoded by the coding sequence ATGACTACTTCCCCCGGCCAGGAAATGACCCTGACAAATAGCGCTAAGCGTGAAGTTCTTGAGCGAGTGCTCAAAGCTCTAGATTCGAAGTTTTACAAACCCGAACTGCTCGATGCAACGTGGCGGGATGCCATTGAAAGTCATCGTAAAGGGATTGAATCTGCTCCGACACAAGACGCCTTCGAGCTCGCAGTAACCGGTCTTCTACAGACTCTTAAAACCTCACATCTCGGGTTCTTTCATGGAACCGCGAAGAGAGCGTCAAGCCGTGCTGCTCTGAGCGCTACCTATCTTGCAGATGAAACCGCGAACGGATCGCGTTGGATTTTCCAAGACGTACATGACGGTGGTTCCGCAGCTCTCGCCGGCATTCAGCCAGGAAACATTCTCCTTCGCGTCGATGGTAAGGAGATCGTGCCGCCAGAACATCCGGTCTTCCCGATGGGTGCCAGTTCGACGATCGACTTCGTTGCGAACGATGGCCAGGAGCGGACGGCTTCTGTCGATGTGGCTCAGCCCAAAGGCAAGAAGCTACAGTTCGTTGAGCCTACCCTCGTGCAGTCCAAGTTGCTGAGCGAAGGTATCGGCTACCTCAAGGTCGCAATGTTTCCGGGGATGATAGGGGTCGAGGTCGCGAATTCGATGAGCAGTGCTATCGACGCGCTGGGCAACATTAGCCGTCTCATAATCGATCTTCGCGGGAATACAGGTGGAGGCGCAGGTGCACTGCGGCTTATGAGCCTCATGACGCCAAATCGGGCGCCAGTCGGCTTCTCTCCAGGTAAGCGATGGGCCAAACGTGACCTGGCTGCGGAGAAAACACGGTTTCCACGTCTTGGCAAAATCCCAGCTTCCAAAGGCGCTCTATGGTTACTCGGTCTTCAGTTCCTCCCGGCGCTAGTCACCAAGTCACCGATTGTGCTCGAAACGGAAGGTCTGGGAACTAAGCCCTATGACGGTAATATTGTGCTTCTGGTGGATCGCCACACGGCGAGCGCCGCCGAAATGGTCACAATCTTCGCGAAAGAAAACCATCTCGCTACGATTGTTGGGGAGAAGACGGCCGGTCGGCTTCTCTCAGCGACCTCCGTGAAAGTTGGACATGGCTTTCGTCTTGCGCTGCCAACAGGCGCGTACTTCACCTGGAACGGTACTGCGCTTGAGGGCAGTCCGATTGAACCCGATGTGATCGCCGATTTCGATTGGCAGGAACGCAGAAGTGGAGTGGATGCCCAGCTTCTGAAGGCGCTCAGTATCGCGGGTTAA
- a CDS encoding helix-turn-helix domain-containing protein, which translates to MALGKRIKELRKQRGMTHRVMVSDYGFHLTQIARIERGESFSVPTLLRLAETFQVPVGELISGIGEIDGDELKPKAAIDSKRSKEVKPPKEAKASKK; encoded by the coding sequence GTGGCGCTGGGAAAGCGGATAAAAGAGCTTCGCAAACAACGCGGTATGACGCATCGCGTGATGGTGAGCGACTATGGATTCCACCTGACCCAGATCGCGCGAATTGAACGAGGAGAATCTTTCTCCGTGCCGACGCTCCTTCGTTTAGCTGAGACATTTCAAGTGCCGGTCGGGGAGCTAATCTCCGGCATCGGTGAAATTGATGGGGACGAGCTGAAACCGAAAGCCGCCATTGACTCAAAGAGGTCAAAGGAAGTGAAGCCGCCCAAGGAAGCGAAAGCGTCAAAGAAATGA
- a CDS encoding sigma-70 family RNA polymerase sigma factor, whose translation MKQTQLHLVDAQGSAVSSTVKSAVEVVFRWVLRDFPHVDPAMIAEWAEEVGCAMESKGNQIVAHERYAYTALKGKVRDWLRTKTAQEESAGIGQDLERLGGVDRSFQRELDRKLLFEQLKTALNERDRYILVLLLQDETSPAVIATALGLSYPAAAKAIQRVKERIAASLVGVSGRNDFGHGSPQFCETKG comes from the coding sequence ATGAAACAAACGCAATTACATCTCGTCGATGCACAAGGCAGTGCAGTTTCCTCGACCGTGAAATCTGCCGTGGAAGTGGTATTTAGGTGGGTGCTTCGAGATTTTCCGCATGTTGATCCGGCGATGATTGCGGAGTGGGCAGAAGAAGTCGGCTGTGCAATGGAATCGAAAGGAAATCAAATCGTCGCGCACGAGCGATACGCCTACACAGCGTTGAAAGGCAAGGTACGTGACTGGCTACGGACAAAGACTGCCCAGGAAGAATCTGCCGGCATCGGTCAGGATTTAGAACGATTGGGGGGTGTCGATCGGTCATTTCAAAGGGAACTTGATCGAAAGTTGCTCTTTGAACAATTAAAGACAGCACTGAATGAGCGTGATCGTTATATTCTCGTTCTGCTCCTACAAGATGAAACGAGCCCAGCTGTCATTGCGACGGCCCTCGGCTTGAGCTATCCAGCCGCTGCTAAAGCTATTCAGCGGGTAAAGGAGCGTATTGCTGCATCACTAGTTGGTGTTTCCGGTAGGAATGATTTCGGCCACGGTTCACCACAATTCTGCGAGACGAAGGGTTAG